Part of the Penicillium digitatum chromosome 4, complete sequence genome is shown below.
atgtagATGCAAATGAAAGCAATCATTGCACTGACGGCCTGGTGATTCTTCCCATCGGTGACACCAACAATGGCGACAATGAATTGGCAGATAACCATCCCCAGGGCACCCCAAAGGAGCAAAGGCCGACGTCCGTATCTCTCAATGGTGTAGAAGGAGACTGGAGTAGAGAAGACATTGACAATCGTGGTGATCATGCTCATCAGGAAGGGGTCATTGATTGTGCCAAGTTCCTTGAAGAAAGTGGTACCGAAGTAGAAAATGAAGTTCACACCAGTCCACCTATGGCTCATTAGTTCATGTTCACTAGTAGGGCGAGGGAAGTGAGACATACTGTTGCATCATCTGCAGCGAGGTGCCCAGGACGGTACGACGAAGGTTGCTGTTAGGGTGCCAGAGACTTCCGCTAAAGCAGCTGAGCCAGGTGCTGAAGTATCCACCCTGGGGGATTGCCATTTGTTCGTATTGGTTGTTGGCATCGATTTCATTCAACTCCTCCTCGACAAAGTGTGAATCCTCGGGCTGTCCACGGACACGGGCTAGCACAGTGCGAGCCTTATCCTTCTGGCCCTTGCGGATGAAGAATCGGGGGGACTCAGGCAGCATGAACAACCCGATTGCCAGAATGACAGCCCAGAGCATCTGAAGGCCAACGGGGATACGGTACGACCCACTGTCTTTACGGTCCTGGGTACCATAGTTGACGCACGAGGCCAGCATCAGTCCAATGGTGATGCAGAACTGGTACCCCGAGACGATGGCACCGCGGACCTTGCGCGGCGCAATCTCAGACATGTAGAGAATGATGATGGCGGAGACAAATCCAATACCGAAACCGGCAACGACACGACCGGCAACGAGAAGTCCGATGCTGGAAGAAGCGGTCTGCAAAGCGACACCAACGATAAAAATAGCACAGCCAGCGATGATAGTGATCCGACGACCGAACCAATCAGCCAGATCACCGGCGATGAGGGAACCAAAGAAGGTTCCAGCTGAGAGGATGGAGACAATGAGTGACTTGCGGGAGGACGGTACGACGAAAAGATTTGATGGGGTTGTGGCGGGGTCCTAGATATGGTTAGTGGGATTTTAGGAACTAGTAAGAGACATAAGCAACCCACCAGATGCTCGAAGTGTTCGATGAAGTATTCCATGCCAATCACACCGTTGATGTAACCAGAGTCATAACCGAAGAAGATACCACCAAAGGCAGCAAAGGCACACATCAAGTAGGCCTTGAATGTGACCGGGGCCTCGACGCGGGTTGCATCGACCGGCCCAGAGATGACCGCTCCACCAGCCATGGTAGCGACTCGATGAGGGTAGAAGTGTTTAAAGAAACCAGGAGAGAGACGAAATGAGAAGTCTCCAAGCAACGTTTGGTAGAGtgagagatggagatggaagagTCGAAGAGGAAGGGACtagggggggggaaagagaATATTTATATTCTCTTTCCTGGGTCATCCCCAGATCTTCCCCATGTCCCGGGGGAAAACAAAAGCAAAACTAccaggaagaaaaaaaaaatttaaaaaaaaatctctcCTCTAATCCATATTGGGCTTGGACACTGTCGGCATAACATATCGCAAACCTAGAAATCGGCTGGAATGACTGTGTAGCCAAGTCGGCTCTAGAAACATGACCACGCGATAGAAACGGCAAGTATAGAAAGCCGGGGAAGTGCTGCACGGCCCAAGCCGTAAAACTGTGGGCTTCACATGATCTGATTGGCTATAATCCCCAGACATAATCCACTATCTACTAAAGGTGAAAGAAAGACTAGCCAAGGGAACCTCTCAAGCCAAAACAGAGCCTCGGGGGTCAGAAACCGGAGATGTCCACTTTGGGATAGAGCGTCCGCGGGGAACCCAGTTCTGATTGGCGAGTCTACCACGTGCCCCGCAAATATAAacatttttttgggtttttcCTGTGACTCCCACAGTCCACCCTAAGAATATCGTACCTTTATTTTTTATGTTATCTATGCCTAAGTCATCTCTTGGGTTAACTTCTGAGgcaatgaaaaaaaaagtggctTCGGGACGAGTCTGGTGACCTGAAGGGACTGTAGTTCACAATTCAACCCTTCCTAAAAATGATGACTCCATTTTCCGTTGGATGTTCACATCAATGTCACGTTGAGGGCAAGCCGTCCAAAGCACAGACCGTAAGGACGCCACAAAATCCCACTCTCCCCTTTTACTTTTGACGAAAAAGACCAGTCTTGGCAGAAGACACACTGACTATGAGTATGGACAGGGGATATGGAGTGGAGGAAACGTACTCTCAGTAAACCAGGGTTATGACTGGTCACTACTTTTACTCTATCAAGTGTTTGTGTGCGGAGTCCCCTCCGCCAAAAGATCCAAAGACGAAGTTCAATACTGCCAACAGGGCATGCAGTTCTTGCTAAGCCAGTGAGTGGGTCCGAACATAAGATTTCCGGCATTTTCCCACGGGGAAACCAGCCAGTTACACCCTGGGGACCCGAAATCCCTTCACTTTTCATCTCCGCGTTTTATCTTGGCTATCACGTGAAGTCAAGGTTTTCACAGTCTGTCCCGTGCCAAAGACCGCCACAAAATGAATCACCGGGTAATTTTCGGAAGATTGGGGTGCTTGTTGTCTTGACTGCTTTGGCGCTGGCTGGACAGAGCGCTCAAGTTGATGCTATTCGATGTAAAAAATGGGATTCTATCCAACATCGGAACTTGTCCTGTTTCCTACCCAACTCTAGAGTGACCAAAAACAGCAAATGCTACCCCGTGTTCCATCCACAGGTCTACGCTCGGCTGACGAAGCACAAAGGGATCCATGGGAAAGGTGCCATGTCTTTTCGGCTGAAAGGCTGAAATGGTGGCATGAGTGATCCAGAGTGACCCAGAGTGACCCCACATAGACCGTATGGGGACCGAAATTGGGAAACTGGGGAACTGAGGAACTGAGATTTCCCCgaccgaaaaaaaaaaaaaacgaagaGAATGGAGTGAGCCGAGGGAAGCATTTCCGATGCCGGTGAACACTTTCCGTTAGAAGAAGAGGTTTTTGTTCCTTTGTGAGGGGGACAATGTTGATCGATGTACAGGATCTGAGATCTGACTCGGTAGTTCCTAAGATATACTTGCATGCTACTCCATGCTCACAAGGCCTTGAAAACATGGAGAAGTCGCCGGATTTCTCGGCCGTAAATTAGAGCCTTTGGGGGGATAAAAACTACCCCGGAACTTTCAGCGGGACAGATTTGGATTATTGTCTTAATCAAGTTCCTCTGGATTTTAACTGGACTCGAGTGTGATTCGTGGCGTTCCTTTTGGTTCACTCTCACAACATACTCTGACACATCGTTTGAGGAGAGTGGATTGGATCTTGACCGTCCTACGTTGTACTCCGGGCAGGGGGTCTCGAGTCAGGGACCTGAGTGTTCGGTTGCACCTCAAGATTCCCCTCCATGGCTCCTTGCTACACCGCTATGTTGTGTTTTTCTATTTTCCAAAATCAACATGATAACCCAAAGTCATAAAATTGGTGTGTGTGTAGAGACAGGTGACTCAGAAACTACACGTCTTGTCGATGAAGATCAAGTCCGACCAGCCCGCCTGTCTGTCGCCAATCCTCAATCTCTTTCACATAACTCCTAATCCCCTCTCCCCAGATACTGAAGTGTGCGGCTAGTAAGGCTTCACCTTCGTCAAATTGTAGCCCCTCCCGATTCAAGTACCCCGGAGTGCAATTCATCATACCCCCGAGGGCTCGCGCTCTCATcaaaaccttggaagtccATTCTCTTTCGGAGCCAGAGCTTGGCTCGACAGTAAACCGAGTAACGGTGACATTTGGGTTTCGCTCCGAGGTTAACTGGCCGGCTTCCGAAATGATGTGGGCAACATGAACGGCAAGTTGATCGAGAACATAGACTTGGTTGGCTGACGCTCCCGTTTGATACGGACCCGGAAAGAAGAGGTTAGGAAATCCGTTGGTCATTACTCCATGGAGTGAATTCGGCCCTTTGTGCCATTTTTCCTGGAGGACCTGGTTGTCACGTCCGGTGACAGTCAGATCCCCACGATCGGCACTACCTCCAAGATTGTAGCCAGTCCCAAAAATGATGGCATCCAGACCATATTCTTGGCCATCTGTCAAGATCCCTCGATCGGTCACAGTCCGGACCCCTTTTCCATGAGTGTCCACTAGGGAAACATTGGGCCGGTTGAATGCTGGGAGAAAATTGTCACTAAAGCATGGTCGTTTGCACCACCCGGGATACCAGGGTTTCAACCCCCGGGCCGTTGCTTGATCGGTCACTGTGGCTTCCACGCGACGGCGGATCGCTTCTTGGCGGTGCAAGTCCAATGGATGCATCCGCGTCAGATGGTTCGGGTCAAGACCAGAGGGACTCCCGATGAGGACACTGAAAGATTGCATCTTGGTCCAACCATCATCGACAAGATCTATTTCTGGGAGGGGGTCCTCACTCGAGAGAAAGGCGTTGAAATTCTCCATGCGCTCTCGTTGCCACCCGGAGCCGCCTTCTTGAACCATTTTCGCCCACCAGGTGCGGTCGGTGAAGTGATTGTGACGCCAATCAACGGCAGACGGTGTGCGCTGAAAGACAATCACTTTCTTTGCCCACTGCGCAAGGTGTGGGATCGCTTGGATGGCAGATGCACCCGTTCCGACAAATCCAATGGTCTTGTCTTGTAGTCCATGCAGGATTGGGCAGCTTGGGCTTCCTCCAGTATACTCATAGTCCCAGCGTGAGGTGTGGAAAACCTTCCCCTTGTAGGTCTCAAGTCCGTTCAACTTTGGGATCTTCGGGGAATTCAGCAACCCGGTCGCCAGGATCACGAAATCGGAATGTATGGCAGAGGGTGACTGGCCATGTGGGGTGACGTGGACTGTCCATTGACAATTCCGGTCATTCCAAGCTAAGTTGTTGACGGTGGTCTGGAACAAAGCCTGATCACGGAGTCTCCATTGACCAGCAATGCGATTGGCGTGTTCTCTCAACTCAGGCCCGGTGACATATTTCTGCGACGGCATGTACTTTGTTTCCTCTAGCAAGGGCATATACGTGTAACTTTCGACATCACAGGCCAAGCCGGGATACCTGTTCCACCACCACGTTCCTCCAAACCCACCTGCGGTATCCACGAAGAGGATCTCGGTTGCACGAAGAAACCCCGACTGGAGCAATCGCACTGCGAACAGCAGTCCTCCAAATCCAGCGCCCACAATGAGCACTCGGGTCTTCTTCTGCTCGAGCAGGTTGTTGTCGATCGCAACATTTCCGTTCGAATGGAGATTGTCCGTGGATTCATCAGTCAAGCCCACATATTGAGTTTGTCCATCAGGGCGCAGGCGTTTCTTGCGCTCCACATCATATCGAGCTAGTGTCTTCTGCAAATCGTACTCACTCATCTTGACTATCTTGGTGGTAGGTGGGCCAAGAGCAGGAGCCTCTGGGCCAGAAATAGATTTCCCTCGCATTTTGGAGTGAGAATGAATCTCTGCGTCCAAATGAGCAAGTCGAACAGGGGGTTATAAATGCCATCGTGAGTTGCGTATCGGCTGTTCAATGAGATGCATGTTTAGCAAATCGTTTGTGTTTCATAGGGGAATTCCAGCAATTTAGCACAAACTGAGAACAAACAGCCAAGCCGAGCAAACAGCAAAAATGAAATGGTCCTATCCATGAAGTATATGTGAGCTAGAAATTCCGAAAGCAAGGGACCCAGATCCACTCCTAAGAAGCCTTCGTAGACCCTCGTGTATATTAGAATCGGACCAAACAAGCTATCTATTGGCTTCGGAATTACCGCAATAAGCTACAGGAACAGAGTGAGCACTGACAAGATCCGTTTGGGTTTGGCAGCCCTCCAATCTGGCATTTCCCACTTCGTTTACATGGAAGAATCTTAGACAAAGAAACAGATCTGACCCCAAAACAGGTAAAGAGGATAGATTGTTAAGTGCAAATTATCTCTTTAGATCTAATTGGACCTGTTTAAGCCACATGGCAGCACTAATATTCCACGTGAACCCTGTGGCTCAAGCCCCATAGCGCCCTGGCGTAGCTTAAAAATAGTCAGTGCTTTTTCCAGGCACACGATGTTGAGGAGACAACAAAAATTGTAGATcacgccaaaaaaaaggaaccaaTTAGCATGCGCGTCTCATCCCGTGCGCTGTCATCTTTAGTAGCCTTTTCTTCTGTATCGCTCGCTATAGAAACCGGGTATTTCGAGTTATCTTTCGCGCCAGTCCGAAAGGCCTCGTGACCTGCGATGTGTATGTAGATATGAACTCCTCAACCTGCGTGAACAACCATTGCGCAAGGGGAGGTAAGGCCTACTACAAATCATGCGGTGGAAGCATATCCTGCATGGGCCAGAAATATCCCGGGCCTCAATACGATTCGCAATCGCCACGGGCCGACTCGACGCCGCTTAACCAGGTCAACCAACACAATGACACCCTTCCCCCAAGCTAACCTACACCAAACACCTTGTGCCAGAGACAGTAGACGGGCTTCAACTGCCGAGGATAGGATGTTGAATACTCGAAGAAGCGCCTTCAAGTCAGTCTACTAACAAAATTAC
Proteins encoded:
- a CDS encoding Flavin-containing monooxygenase-like, whose product is MRGKSISGPEAPALGPPTTKIVKMSEYDLQKTLARYDVERKKRLRPDGQTQYVGLTDESTDNLHSNGNVAIDNNLLEQKKTRVLIVGAGFGGLLFAVRLLQSGFLRATEILFVDTAGGFGGTWWWNRYPGLACDVESYTYMPLLEETKYMPSQKYVTGPELREHANRIAGQWRLRDQALFQTTVNNLAWNDRNCQWTVHVTPHGQSPSAIHSDFVILATGLLNSPKIPKLNGLETYKGKVFHTSRWDYEYTGGSPSCPILHGLQDKTIGFVGTGASAIQAIPHLAQWAKKVIVFQRTPSAVDWRHNHFTDRTWWAKMVQEGGSGWQRERMENFNAFLSSEDPLPEIDLVDDGWTKMQSFSVLIGSPSGLDPNHLTRMHPLDLHRQEAIRRRVEATVTDQATARGLKPWYPGWCKRPCFSDNFLPAFNRPNVSLVDTHGKGVRTVTDRGILTDGQEYGLDAIIFGTGYNLGGSADRGDLTVTGRDNQVLQEKWHKGPNSLHGVMTNGFPNLFFPGPYQTGASANQVYVLDQLAVHVAHIISEAGQLTSERNPNVTVTRFTVEPSSGSEREWTSKVLMRARALGGMMNCTPGYLNREGLQFDEGEALLAAHFSIWGEGIRSYVKEIEDWRQTGGLVGLDLHRQDV
- a CDS encoding MFS monosaccharide transporter, putative, whose product is MAGGAVISGPVDATRVEAPVTFKAYLMCAFAAFGGIFFGYDSGYINGVIGMEYFIEHFEHLDPATTPSNLFVVPSSRKSLIVSILSAGTFFGSLIAGDLADWFGRRITIIAGCAIFIVGVALQTASSSIGLLVAGRVVAGFGIGFVSAIIILYMSEIAPRKVRGAIVSGYQFCITIGLMLASCVNYGTQDRKDSGSYRIPVGLQMLWAVILAIGLFMLPESPRFFIRKGQKDKARTVLARVRGQPEDSHFVEEELNEIDANNQYEQMAIPQGGYFSTWLSCFSGSLWHPNSNLRRTVLGTSLQMMQQWTGVNFIFYFGTTFFKELGTINDPFLMSMITTIVNVFSTPVSFYTIERYGRRPLLLWGALGMVICQFIVAIVGVTDGKNHQAVSAMIAFICIYIFFFASTWGPGAWVVIGEIFPLPIRSRGVALSTASNWLWNCIIAVITPYMTDADKGNLGAKVFFIWGSLCSCAFVYTYFLIPETKGLTLEQVDKMMEESTPRTSSKWKPHSTYAADVGMDEKTDHAPSVTQQEV